From Pseudomonas sp. StFLB209, a single genomic window includes:
- a CDS encoding dipeptidase codes for MNRLAAALSGLALTLLSLSPQADEQVRASTLALHQRLLVLDSHLDTPLNFLRPGWDILARHSYKDDGSQVDLPRMIDGGLDGGFWVIYTPPGPRTEAGRAYASNYGLSVLARIKDLISRAPERFELALTAADARRIAAEGKRVVFISMENADPLGSDPQLLNTYYRQGLRMLGLVHFSTNEIADSATALPEWKGLSPKGRELVAAANRLGILLDVSHASDAVFDQVLALSKAPVIASHTSAKAVSPHPRNLDDERLRALAAKGGVVQVNSYGDYLIPLKPNPERQKALAPLYARYNNLAALNPDEVKALQAEIAAVKQRYPQPRPDLDVFMNHVLHILKVVGPEHVGIGADWDGGGGVEGLEDVSLLPRISERLLQAGYSEQDLANIWGENLLRVLQAAQDAAPH; via the coding sequence ATGAACAGACTTGCTGCCGCTTTATCGGGTCTCGCACTGACCCTGCTCAGCCTGAGCCCGCAGGCCGACGAGCAGGTCCGCGCCTCGACCCTGGCCCTGCATCAGCGCTTGCTGGTGCTCGACAGCCATCTGGATACGCCGCTGAATTTCCTGCGCCCTGGCTGGGACATCCTGGCGCGTCACAGCTACAAGGACGACGGCAGTCAGGTCGATTTGCCACGCATGATCGACGGCGGCCTGGATGGTGGTTTCTGGGTCATCTATACCCCGCCCGGACCGCGTACCGAAGCCGGGCGGGCCTACGCCAGCAACTACGGCCTGTCGGTGCTGGCGCGGATCAAGGACTTGATCAGCCGTGCGCCGGAGCGCTTCGAGCTGGCACTGACTGCCGCCGATGCGCGGCGCATCGCCGCCGAGGGCAAGCGGGTGGTGTTCATCAGCATGGAAAACGCCGACCCGCTGGGCTCCGATCCGCAACTGCTGAACACTTACTACCGACAGGGTTTGCGCATGCTCGGCCTAGTGCACTTCAGCACCAACGAAATCGCCGACTCGGCCACTGCGCTGCCGGAATGGAAAGGTCTGAGCCCCAAGGGCCGCGAGCTGGTCGCCGCCGCCAACCGGCTGGGTATTTTGCTGGATGTTTCGCATGCTTCCGATGCCGTGTTCGATCAGGTCCTGGCCTTGTCCAAAGCCCCGGTCATCGCCTCACACACCAGCGCCAAGGCGGTCAGCCCGCACCCGCGTAACCTCGACGATGAGCGCCTGCGTGCGCTGGCGGCCAAGGGCGGGGTAGTGCAGGTCAATAGCTACGGCGACTATCTGATCCCGCTAAAGCCCAACCCGGAGCGGCAAAAGGCCTTGGCGCCGCTGTACGCCCGCTACAACAACCTCGCCGCGCTGAACCCCGATGAGGTCAAGGCGCTACAAGCCGAGATCGCTGCGGTCAAGCAGCGTTACCCCCAGCCAAGGCCGGACCTGGATGTGTTCATGAACCACGTGCTGCACATCCTCAAAGTGGTCGGCCCCGAACACGTCGGCATCGGCGCCGACTGGGACGGTGGCGGTGGAGTGGAGGGGCTGGAAGACGTCAGCCTGCTGCCGCGCATCAGCGAGCGACTGCTGCAGGCTGGCTACAGCGAGCAGGATCTGGCCAATATCTGGGGCGAGAACCTGCTCAGGGTGCTGCAAGCGGCGCAGGATGCGGCACCGCACTGA
- a CDS encoding YkvA family protein, whose product MKAPWTFLRFLPGARRLLAAGRLPALLFAVARKGSSEGSRLGRIKDDLRLLQALCLAYWRGEYRDISPKAILSIVAGLMYFLSPLDAIPDFIPGLGMFDDVAVLAWVMKSLTDELDAFRAWRESQPVEKLVVVERLPASEALLEREKGI is encoded by the coding sequence ATGAAAGCCCCCTGGACTTTTCTCCGTTTCCTGCCTGGTGCCCGCCGCCTATTGGCCGCAGGGCGTTTACCGGCATTGCTGTTTGCCGTTGCCCGCAAAGGCTCCAGCGAGGGCAGCCGGCTGGGGCGCATCAAGGACGATCTGCGTCTGCTGCAGGCCCTGTGCCTGGCCTACTGGCGTGGCGAGTACCGCGACATAAGCCCCAAGGCCATTTTGTCTATCGTCGCCGGCCTGATGTACTTTCTCAGCCCGTTGGACGCGATCCCTGACTTTATTCCGGGCCTGGGGATGTTCGATGACGTTGCGGTACTGGCCTGGGTCATGAAAAGCCTGACTGACGAACTCGATGCGTTCCGTGCCTGGCGTGAGTCTCAGCCGGTGGAGAAACTGGTAGTCGTCGAGCGGCTGCCTGCCAGTGAAGCATTGCTGGAGCGCGAAAAAGGCATCTGA
- a CDS encoding ABC transporter substrate-binding protein has product MKFTNTARIALLALAVSAGQPALAVTDNAAGVKVVKFDLSPNRERIHAPRNEAAIAQIPPGFKFAQPGKFTVAVSGTASPPLALLASDDKTTIGSEADTAQLIADSLGLQLNVVQSSWEDWPLGVSSGKYDAVISNVTVTEARKKRFDFATYRRDVVGFYVKSSSKIQSIKEAKDIAGLKIIVGSGTNQEKVLLAWNQANEKAGIKPALLLYYDDNASAQLAVQSGRADATFAPNATGAYSAALTGGTRLVGVVNGGWPLQADIAVTTRKDNGLVTPIHSALQGVIAGGQYAQVLARWGLDVERVDESLINPPGLPD; this is encoded by the coding sequence ATGAAGTTCACCAACACCGCGCGCATCGCCCTGCTGGCCCTGGCTGTCAGCGCAGGCCAGCCCGCCCTGGCCGTGACCGACAATGCCGCCGGCGTCAAGGTGGTCAAATTCGACCTGAGCCCCAATCGCGAACGCATTCATGCGCCGCGCAACGAGGCTGCGATTGCGCAGATCCCGCCGGGCTTCAAGTTCGCCCAGCCGGGCAAGTTCACCGTTGCGGTGTCTGGCACCGCCAGTCCGCCGCTGGCCCTGCTGGCCTCCGATGACAAGACCACGATTGGCAGTGAGGCCGACACCGCGCAGTTGATTGCCGACAGCCTGGGTCTGCAACTCAATGTGGTGCAGAGCAGTTGGGAAGACTGGCCGCTGGGGGTCAGCTCCGGCAAATACGATGCGGTGATCAGCAATGTAACGGTGACCGAAGCGCGCAAAAAACGCTTTGACTTTGCCACCTACCGCCGCGACGTGGTGGGCTTCTACGTGAAGAGCAGCAGCAAGATTCAGTCGATCAAAGAGGCCAAAGACATTGCCGGGCTGAAGATCATCGTCGGCTCCGGCACCAACCAGGAGAAGGTCTTGCTGGCCTGGAACCAGGCCAATGAAAAGGCCGGGATCAAGCCGGCGCTGTTGTTGTACTACGACGACAACGCCTCGGCGCAACTGGCGGTGCAGTCCGGGCGCGCTGACGCGACCTTTGCGCCCAATGCCACCGGTGCCTATTCGGCGGCGTTGACCGGTGGCACGCGGCTGGTGGGGGTGGTCAACGGCGGCTGGCCGTTGCAGGCCGATATCGCCGTGACGACCCGCAAGGACAACGGCCTGGTAACGCCGATCCACAGTGCCTTGCAAGGGGTGATTGCCGGCGGCCAGTACGCGCAGGTGCTGGCGCGCTGGGGGCTGGATGTCGAGCGGGTCGACGAATCACTGATCAACCCACCGGGCCTGCCGGACTGA
- a CDS encoding helix-turn-helix domain-containing protein, translating to MDLQVISRDGEPEYAVLPWGQYQALLKAAGLAQAPARQVVETPQEPQPLPGFDQLAALRQAKGLELAGLARSVGVSPSYLELIENGTREPDAAIKRSLAWHLGVAGWRGDS from the coding sequence ATGGATCTTCAAGTCATCTCACGTGACGGCGAACCCGAGTACGCCGTACTGCCCTGGGGCCAGTACCAGGCACTGTTGAAAGCCGCCGGGCTGGCTCAAGCACCGGCCCGTCAGGTGGTCGAGACCCCGCAGGAGCCCCAACCATTGCCCGGTTTCGACCAGCTTGCTGCGCTGCGTCAGGCCAAAGGCCTGGAACTGGCGGGGCTGGCCCGTTCGGTGGGGGTCAGCCCTTCCTATCTGGAGCTGATCGAAAACGGCACCCGTGAGCCGGACGCAGCCATCAAGCGCAGCCTGGCGTGGCATCTGGGGGTAGCCGGTTGGCGGGGTGACTCATGA
- a CDS encoding tartrate dehydrogenase: MSTYKIAAVPGDGIGVEVIAAGVEVLQALAAKSGFELKFGHFDWNSDNYLKNGFYIPEGGLDELKTFDAIFFGAVGALNVADHISLWGLRLPICQGFDQYANVRPARVLPGVKSPLHNGHEIDWVVVRENSEGEYSGNGGRVHRGLPEEVATEVSVFTRVGVERIHRFAFELARSRPRKHLTLVTKSNAQRHGMVLWDEVFFEVAKDFPDVRIDKELVDAVTTRMVLKPGTLDVIVATNLHADILSDLAAALSGSLGIAPTANLNPNRSFPSMFEPIHGSAFDITGKGVANPIATFWTAAMMLEHLGEAAAARTLMSAIEAVTESGLHTPDLGGTATTRQVTDAVLALIK; encoded by the coding sequence ATGAGCACTTACAAGATTGCAGCGGTACCGGGTGATGGTATTGGCGTGGAGGTGATTGCCGCCGGGGTCGAGGTGTTGCAGGCGTTGGCAGCAAAATCCGGCTTTGAGTTGAAGTTCGGGCATTTCGACTGGAATTCGGACAATTACCTGAAGAACGGTTTTTATATTCCTGAAGGCGGTCTGGACGAGCTGAAGACTTTCGATGCGATTTTCTTCGGCGCCGTGGGCGCGCTGAATGTGGCCGATCACATTTCGCTGTGGGGGCTGCGGCTGCCGATTTGCCAGGGTTTCGATCAGTACGCCAATGTACGGCCAGCGCGGGTGCTGCCGGGGGTCAAAAGTCCGCTGCATAATGGTCATGAGATCGACTGGGTGGTGGTGCGCGAGAACTCCGAGGGCGAGTATTCCGGCAATGGCGGTCGGGTACACCGCGGCCTGCCGGAAGAGGTCGCTACCGAGGTGTCGGTGTTTACCCGGGTCGGTGTCGAGCGGATTCACCGGTTTGCCTTCGAACTGGCCCGCAGCCGCCCGCGCAAGCACCTGACGCTGGTCACCAAGTCCAATGCCCAGCGTCACGGCATGGTGCTGTGGGATGAAGTGTTCTTTGAGGTGGCCAAGGACTTTCCGGATGTGCGGATTGATAAGGAACTGGTCGATGCCGTCACCACCCGCATGGTGCTCAAGCCCGGCACCCTGGATGTGATCGTCGCCACCAATTTGCACGCTGACATTCTTTCCGATCTGGCCGCGGCGTTGTCTGGCAGCCTGGGGATTGCGCCGACGGCCAACCTCAATCCCAATCGCAGTTTTCCGTCGATGTTCGAACCGATCCATGGCTCGGCGTTCGACATCACCGGCAAGGGTGTAGCCAACCCCATCGCCACGTTCTGGACCGCCGCAATGATGCTGGAGCATCTGGGCGAGGCAGCGGCGGCCAGGACCCTGATGTCGGCCATTGAGGCGGTGACCGAGAGTGGCCTGCATACCCCGGACCTGGGCGGTACCGCCACCACGCGCCAGGTAACTGACGCAGTGCTGGCGCTGATCAAGTAG
- a CDS encoding RidA family protein: MSDSIQRTSVGTFPISQTVTVPASASLIFVSGTLPDVANPDAPPGTPAAYGNTEVQTVSVFNKLRNILRQQDLDLGDIVQLRVFLLGTEETGGRLDFAGLQAGYTQFFGTQEQPNKPARTALQVAGLPLPGALIEVEAVAARAV; the protein is encoded by the coding sequence ATGAGCGACAGCATTCAACGCACCTCCGTTGGCACCTTTCCGATCTCCCAGACCGTCACCGTGCCGGCCTCGGCCAGCCTGATCTTCGTTAGCGGCACCTTGCCGGACGTCGCCAACCCCGACGCACCGCCGGGCACCCCGGCAGCCTATGGCAACACCGAAGTACAGACGGTTTCGGTGTTCAACAAGCTGCGCAACATCTTGCGTCAACAGGACCTGGACCTGGGTGACATCGTGCAGTTGCGGGTCTTTCTGCTGGGCACCGAAGAAACCGGCGGCCGCCTGGACTTCGCCGGCTTGCAGGCCGGCTACACGCAGTTTTTCGGCACTCAGGAGCAGCCCAATAAACCGGCCCGCACCGCCTTGCAGGTCGCCGGCCTGCCGTTGCCCGGCGCGCTGATCGAAGTTGAAGCCGTCGCTGCCAGAGCCGTCTGA
- a CDS encoding FKBP-type peptidyl-prolyl cis-trans isomerase, translating to MKQHRLAAAIALVGLVLAGCDKQASTVELKTPAQKASYGIGLNMGKSLAQEGMDDLDSKAVALGIEDAIGKKDQKLKDEELIEAFAALQKRAEERLAKQSEEAAAAGKKFLEENGKKSGVTTTASGLQYEVVKKADGAQPKPTDVVTVHYEGKLIDGKVFDSSVERGSPIDLPVSGVIPGWVEGLQLMHVGEKIKLYIPAELAYGAQSPSPLIPANSVLVFDLELMGIKDPAAAPALPDEEEEAAPAEAPAKK from the coding sequence ATGAAACAGCATCGGTTGGCAGCGGCGATTGCCCTGGTTGGTCTGGTACTCGCAGGTTGTGACAAACAAGCCAGTACCGTCGAGCTGAAAACCCCGGCCCAGAAAGCCTCCTACGGCATCGGCCTGAACATGGGCAAAAGCCTGGCACAGGAAGGCATGGACGACCTCGACTCCAAGGCCGTAGCCCTGGGTATCGAAGACGCCATCGGCAAGAAAGACCAGAAACTCAAAGACGAAGAGCTGATCGAAGCCTTCGCTGCCCTGCAAAAACGCGCTGAAGAGCGCCTGGCCAAGCAGAGTGAAGAAGCCGCAGCAGCCGGCAAGAAATTCCTCGAAGAAAACGGCAAGAAATCTGGCGTGACCACCACAGCCTCCGGCCTGCAATACGAAGTCGTCAAAAAGGCCGACGGTGCTCAACCCAAACCAACTGACGTGGTGACTGTTCACTACGAAGGCAAACTGATCGACGGCAAAGTGTTCGACAGCTCTGTAGAGCGCGGCAGCCCGATCGACCTGCCGGTCAGCGGTGTGATTCCAGGCTGGGTCGAAGGCCTGCAACTGATGCACGTTGGCGAAAAGATCAAACTGTACATCCCGGCTGAGCTGGCTTACGGTGCCCAGAGCCCGAGCCCGTTGATTCCGGCCAACTCGGTACTGGTCTTCGACCTGGAACTGATGGGCATCAAGGACCCGGCCGCAGCGCCGGCCCTGCCTGACGAAGAAGAAGAGGCCGCACCGGCTGAGGCACCTGCCAAGAAGTAA
- a CDS encoding TonB-dependent receptor, with protein sequence MSRQRAAVPGRFASPRPWVLSSLSSALLLAMSAQAAPPGQGSGSDTQLDKVQVVGARVTEADEAIGTDKISNTVSISHQALLSAPAGTSGLKMLESLPGFNVQVNDALGLYEFGNSVFVRAFNFQQIGFSIDGVPLGRTDQFGGSPIYRYVDNENTQRVTASTGAGDVSQPGYASLGPYVDYVTVNPSKEAGLSTSYTLGSDSLRRSFIKVNTGEYNGLSAYLSRSKIDGDLWRGPGTIDREHIEAKLRYQFGDGNDLQFRVVHNDFFDYDSPSITQAQYRGTAGDAFGRSGRDFAYLGQLPNLPPSTAGVQYSNAGYNQYYKTAINQRRDTLYSLNGRFALSDNLDNTTSVYYEDKKGFGVSPEAYATSLALHNAQVASVPGLSAPRGIQYGLSALSGHRYGASSNFTWHVGQHAIEAGIWAEKDVFNRLQARYNLTDGSPAGYRLINEPVHLQGDFSSTRDSLQLHIKDTWTLFDDRLRLQYGFKRLDLDYRVEGYRNAGDYIANRQPRLGTTWRDNFLPQAGIVYDLTASSQLFASYSENLALPRGADDVYRAASPNVPAPEAETSKNYEVGYRLNYPTFNAAWALYRTEFDNRLQSFAAIVPGSTTTETFYQNVGKAEAYGTELSGQWKPPVLANKVVLNGSVSYNVARFKDDAAGLALKDNEVPDSPRWLAQAGVTYEITPWAVLNFTARHIGSRYSNFTNSESVPGYTLYNAYLDLGRDDLHYGPLKGVKLRFNVDNLFDKDYLGYILTSTTGPASYRPGSPRTFQTTLSAEF encoded by the coding sequence ATGAGCAGACAGCGTGCAGCAGTACCGGGCCGGTTCGCATCACCACGGCCGTGGGTTTTGAGTTCACTGAGCAGCGCTTTGCTGCTGGCGATGAGCGCCCAGGCGGCGCCGCCCGGTCAGGGCAGCGGCAGTGATACGCAACTGGACAAGGTTCAGGTGGTCGGCGCCCGGGTGACCGAGGCCGACGAGGCGATCGGCACCGATAAGATCAGCAATACCGTGTCGATCTCCCATCAGGCGTTGCTCTCGGCACCGGCCGGCACCTCGGGGCTGAAGATGCTTGAATCGCTGCCGGGTTTCAATGTGCAGGTCAATGACGCACTGGGCCTCTACGAGTTCGGCAACTCGGTGTTTGTGCGCGCCTTTAACTTCCAGCAGATCGGTTTTTCCATCGATGGCGTACCGTTGGGCCGCACCGATCAGTTTGGTGGCAGCCCGATTTATCGCTACGTGGATAACGAGAACACCCAACGGGTGACAGCCTCCACCGGCGCAGGCGATGTGTCGCAACCGGGCTATGCCTCGCTGGGGCCTTACGTGGATTACGTGACGGTCAATCCGAGCAAGGAGGCAGGGCTGAGCACTTCCTACACGCTGGGCAGCGACAGCCTGCGGCGCAGTTTTATCAAGGTCAATACCGGCGAATACAACGGCCTGTCGGCGTACCTGAGCCGTTCGAAGATCGACGGTGACCTGTGGCGCGGACCGGGCACCATTGACCGGGAGCACATCGAAGCCAAGCTGCGTTATCAGTTCGGCGACGGCAATGACCTGCAGTTTCGCGTGGTGCATAACGACTTCTTCGACTACGACTCGCCATCGATCACTCAGGCGCAGTACCGGGGCACGGCCGGTGACGCTTTTGGCCGGTCGGGGCGCGACTTTGCCTATCTGGGCCAGTTGCCGAACCTGCCGCCGAGCACGGCGGGGGTGCAGTACAGCAATGCCGGTTACAACCAGTACTACAAGACTGCGATCAACCAGCGGCGTGACACGCTGTACAGCCTCAACGGGCGCTTTGCGCTCAGCGACAACCTGGACAACACCACCAGCGTCTATTACGAAGACAAGAAGGGCTTTGGCGTGTCGCCGGAGGCCTACGCCACCTCCCTCGCGCTGCACAACGCTCAGGTCGCCAGCGTGCCGGGATTGTCGGCACCGCGAGGTATCCAGTACGGCCTGTCGGCCTTGAGCGGTCACCGCTATGGGGCCAGCAGCAACTTCACCTGGCATGTCGGTCAGCACGCCATCGAGGCTGGTATCTGGGCTGAAAAGGACGTGTTCAACCGCTTGCAGGCGCGCTACAACCTGACCGATGGCAGCCCGGCCGGTTACCGGTTGATCAATGAGCCGGTGCATCTGCAAGGCGACTTCAGCTCGACCCGCGACTCGCTGCAACTGCATATCAAGGATACCTGGACCTTGTTCGACGACCGTCTGCGCCTGCAGTATGGCTTCAAGCGTCTGGACCTGGATTATCGGGTCGAAGGCTACCGCAATGCCGGCGATTACATCGCCAACCGTCAGCCCCGGCTGGGCACCACCTGGCGCGACAACTTTCTGCCCCAGGCCGGTATCGTCTATGACCTGACTGCCAGTTCGCAGCTGTTTGCCTCGTACTCGGAAAACCTCGCCCTGCCACGTGGCGCCGATGATGTATATCGCGCCGCCAGCCCCAACGTTCCGGCCCCCGAGGCCGAGACGTCGAAGAACTACGAGGTTGGCTACCGCCTCAATTACCCGACCTTCAACGCTGCCTGGGCGCTGTACCGTACCGAGTTTGACAACCGCCTGCAGTCGTTTGCCGCCATCGTGCCGGGCAGTACCACCACCGAGACGTTCTACCAGAACGTCGGCAAGGCCGAGGCCTACGGCACCGAGCTGAGCGGCCAGTGGAAACCGCCGGTCCTCGCCAACAAGGTGGTGCTCAACGGCAGCGTCAGCTACAACGTGGCGCGTTTCAAGGATGACGCTGCCGGCCTGGCGCTGAAAGACAACGAGGTGCCCGATAGCCCGCGCTGGCTGGCGCAGGCCGGTGTCACCTACGAAATCACCCCTTGGGCGGTACTGAATTTCACCGCCCGGCACATCGGCTCGCGCTACAGCAACTTCACCAACAGCGAATCGGTGCCCGGTTACACCCTGTACAACGCCTATCTGGACCTGGGCCGCGACGACCTGCATTACGGCCCGCTCAAGGGCGTCAAGCTGCGCTTCAACGTCGACAACCTGTTCGACAAGGATTACCTGGGCTACATCCTGACCAGTACCACCGGGCCGGCTTCCTACCGTCCCGGCTCGCCGCGCACCTTCCAGACCACCCTGAGCGCGGAGTTCTGA
- the makA gene encoding alpha-pore-forming cytotoxin MakA, whose product MATQSLVKNTQAVSGKTQAAFFSLNLITQACHGVLNTHIETPEKHYNWFNGLSKSLDQAKLNAQEWIDDLAPELTGGVPLQVIDFGTTFDSVMGLIVKQVESNPSAMGASDPTVVKISLLVKMLNDEVQEAIHKADTTAERLRAWGNKMQRSHNELVSSVSSIQNAETELLGHVQELNAAISGLNAMIAAENRQIAYEAAGLGVSLFVGVIALALAPISLGWSLTVGVPALIGAGASITLWALTQSKINDQMKEITKKQAQLSADQRQIVALHALSMATTQAKEHVKTSLDALSDLRTIWSIFAGELKGVSEKLEKAELSVSAIIQGAFASSASKEWQAATKMAEQLAMADVQVAVGEMKVGGEVANIQAA is encoded by the coding sequence ATGGCTACGCAATCGCTGGTGAAAAATACCCAGGCTGTATCGGGTAAGACCCAAGCCGCTTTTTTCAGTCTCAATCTGATTACCCAAGCCTGTCACGGCGTGCTCAATACGCACATCGAAACTCCGGAAAAGCACTACAACTGGTTCAATGGTCTGTCCAAGTCTCTGGATCAAGCCAAACTGAACGCTCAGGAGTGGATCGACGATCTGGCTCCCGAACTCACCGGCGGTGTGCCGCTGCAAGTCATTGACTTTGGAACCACCTTCGACTCGGTGATGGGGCTTATCGTCAAGCAGGTCGAGTCGAACCCTTCAGCGATGGGGGCCAGCGATCCAACAGTGGTGAAGATTTCGCTGCTGGTGAAAATGCTCAACGACGAAGTTCAGGAGGCTATTCACAAAGCGGATACAACCGCCGAGCGTCTGCGCGCCTGGGGTAACAAGATGCAGCGTTCGCACAATGAATTGGTATCAAGTGTCAGCAGCATTCAAAACGCGGAAACCGAGCTGCTGGGTCATGTACAAGAGTTGAATGCTGCAATCAGTGGATTGAACGCCATGATCGCAGCCGAGAATCGGCAGATCGCCTATGAAGCCGCCGGCCTTGGCGTCTCCCTGTTTGTCGGGGTCATCGCCCTGGCACTGGCGCCGATCAGTTTAGGCTGGTCCCTGACCGTCGGCGTCCCTGCCCTCATTGGGGCAGGTGCAAGCATTACCCTGTGGGCATTAACCCAGAGCAAGATCAACGATCAAATGAAAGAGATCACCAAGAAGCAGGCGCAACTTTCGGCTGATCAAAGACAAATCGTAGCTTTGCATGCTCTGTCCATGGCAACGACGCAGGCCAAAGAGCATGTCAAGACATCGCTGGACGCACTGTCCGACCTCAGGACCATCTGGAGCATTTTCGCTGGAGAGCTCAAAGGCGTCAGTGAAAAACTCGAAAAGGCAGAGCTGAGCGTCAGTGCAATTATCCAGGGGGCTTTCGCGTCCTCGGCCAGCAAGGAATGGCAAGCGGCAACCAAAATGGCCGAGCAATTAGCCATGGCCGATGTCCAGGTTGCAGTAGGCGAGATGAAAGTTGGCGGTGAAGTTGCCAACATCCAGGCAGCCTGA
- a CDS encoding flavin monoamine oxidase family protein produces MTLTRREALSTIAAVGGDNAAREALAALGLGPSSHRRPQPLQLKPDAGQGASVLVLGAGIAGLVSALELRRAGFRVKLLEARERVGGRTWTLRNGDRVDYRDGRSQTVQFDQGLYFNAGPARIPSQHRTLLDYCAELGVPLEVLVNSSHGAQVRPDLAQPAFTVGQAINDARGHLAGLLATAVKRDALDDVLSAEERTRLLGFLQVYGDLSQELAYEGSLRSGHGESQAHPGALPGSLSPVSLERLLHPELWGALLHSEFPEFSATMFQPVGGMDRITDAFYQRLREQVQLGAEVRRIRQLDDGVAVTWHDHQSGLEQVERADYLVATIPLPLLARLDTDFSEPVKAALREAPNGKATKVAWQSPRFWETDYRIYGGLSWVEHPARLLWYPSNDLNTREGLVVAGYVTGDDAQAFGEQPFDAQFRASSEAVELLHPGYSTQLRHPLAVSWEQIPFSEGPWLERDRFAAQASALLEEPHGRVYFAGDGLVQSGVGIWQESAANSARHAVARLAERVIEQRQKAQAGVLNEHINPGA; encoded by the coding sequence ATGACACTGACTCGACGTGAAGCCTTGTCGACCATTGCTGCGGTCGGCGGTGACAACGCCGCCCGTGAGGCGCTGGCGGCGCTGGGCCTGGGACCGTCTTCGCACCGCCGGCCGCAACCGCTGCAGCTCAAGCCGGACGCCGGGCAGGGCGCCAGCGTGCTGGTGCTCGGCGCCGGGATCGCCGGCCTGGTGAGCGCCCTGGAACTGCGCCGCGCAGGCTTTCGGGTCAAGCTGCTCGAAGCCCGTGAGCGGGTCGGCGGGCGCACCTGGACGCTGCGCAACGGCGACCGGGTCGATTACCGCGATGGCCGCAGCCAGACGGTACAGTTTGATCAGGGGCTGTATTTCAATGCAGGCCCTGCGCGGATTCCCAGCCAGCATCGCACGCTGCTGGATTACTGCGCCGAGTTGGGTGTGCCGCTGGAAGTGCTGGTCAACAGCAGCCACGGTGCTCAGGTACGCCCGGACCTTGCCCAGCCAGCATTCACCGTCGGCCAGGCGATCAACGATGCCCGCGGTCATCTGGCCGGGTTGCTGGCCACGGCGGTCAAGCGTGACGCCCTGGACGATGTGCTCAGCGCTGAGGAGCGGACCCGCTTGCTGGGGTTCTTGCAGGTGTATGGCGACCTGTCGCAGGAACTGGCCTATGAAGGCAGCCTCCGTTCCGGACATGGCGAATCGCAAGCGCATCCCGGTGCCTTGCCAGGCAGCCTGAGCCCGGTGAGCCTGGAGCGGCTGTTGCACCCTGAACTGTGGGGCGCCTTGCTGCACAGTGAGTTCCCCGAGTTTTCGGCAACCATGTTCCAGCCGGTCGGCGGCATGGACCGCATCACCGATGCGTTTTACCAGCGCCTGCGCGAACAGGTGCAACTGGGGGCTGAAGTGCGCCGGATTCGTCAGCTCGACGATGGCGTGGCGGTGACCTGGCACGACCACCAGAGCGGCCTGGAGCAGGTCGAGCGCGCCGATTATCTGGTGGCGACCATTCCACTGCCGCTGCTGGCGCGGCTCGACACCGACTTCAGCGAGCCGGTCAAAGCCGCGTTGCGTGAAGCGCCCAACGGCAAGGCGACCAAGGTGGCCTGGCAGTCGCCGCGCTTCTGGGAAACCGATTACCGGATCTACGGCGGCCTGTCGTGGGTCGAGCACCCGGCCCGGCTGCTCTGGTACCCGAGCAACGACCTTAATACCCGCGAGGGCCTGGTGGTGGCCGGTTATGTCACCGGCGACGATGCCCAGGCGTTCGGTGAGCAGCCGTTCGATGCGCAGTTTCGCGCCTCCAGCGAGGCCGTGGAGTTGTTGCATCCGGGTTACTCAACCCAACTGCGCCACCCGCTGGCGGTGTCCTGGGAACAGATTCCGTTCAGCGAAGGCCCATGGCTGGAACGCGACCGCTTTGCCGCCCAGGCCAGCGCCTTGCTCGAAGAGCCCCATGGCCGGGTGTACTTCGCCGGCGACGGGCTGGTGCAGAGCGGCGTCGGCATCTGGCAGGAGTCCGCCGCCAACTCGGCCCGCCATGCGGTTGCGCGACTGGCCGAGCGGGTTATCGAGCAGCGCCAGAAGGCCCAGGCCGGTGTACTTAACGAACACATCAATCCAGGAGCATGA